DNA from Caldivirga sp.:
CCTAACAGGGTAATCAATCTTCGGCTCCGGTATTTCCTCCTGCGCAACGTCAACAATCGGTAAGTAGAATTTCCTATACATGCCGCTTTCCCGCCCTTTAGAACCATAGTATATTATCATTAGGAATCTGTTTCTTCCCTTATCAACACCTATGTCAACCTTATCCTTAGCCCTAATCCTCTTGGCTAACTTCTTAATAGTATCAAATAGAACACCAACCTTAACGGTGTCCGTTATGTTAACTTCCTCAAGGGCTGTTGAAGGTATGTTAAGGATTACTAAGGAGACTTTGGATGAATCAATCGCCTTAAGGCTAATACCATCAGGGCTCATTACGAATAATGCCTCATTTAGGACCTGAGCTAGGCTTAGGAAAACATACCTGACGTCCCTACCCTTAGGGAATGTAAATGTGTAAATAACCCCACTTCCACTACTTT
Protein-coding regions in this window:
- a CDS encoding DNA polymerase sliding clamp, giving the protein MPEENEEKEEEETEAEETESETGGGSIVQESSGSGVIYTFTFPKGRDVRYVFLSLAQVLNEALFVMSPDGISLKAIDSSKVSLVILNIPSTALEEVNITDTVKVGVLFDTIKKLAKRIRAKDKVDIGVDKGRNRFLMIIYYGSKGRESGMYRKFYLPIVDVAQEEIPEPKIDYPVRIRMSMDAFKDALTMAEDISDAITFTADPESFIVKASGEGGRYYEVQYQSTDESFQEFSVSEKQEASYSLEYIMNMNRQMAPICEYVTIEFATNKPIKLTYEFASGSLTYYVAPRSL